From the genome of Thermodesulfobacteriota bacterium:
TACGATTTTCATCAGTTCTGCTACAGGCAGCGGTGGCTCTTCACCGTTAGATCTCCTCGGTATTATCTCAGTGATTATGGCTTCTGCTGCTACTTGTTTGGAGGCTTCCCAAAGGGCATAGCCTATCTTTCTCAAGGGTTCATCGGTTATAACGAGTACATTCTCATCTTGTTTTATTGCCATACAATCTCTGGCAGCAATTAAAGCTGCGGTTCTCATTCTGTCCATTAGATTTCAGCCCTCCGGAATAGGATTTCGATCTTTATATTTTCTTAAGTCTCGGATTGTTCAGCAACCATTCTAACCCTCACAGATCTTAAATAAATTTTAAACACAATGAGTAATGATTGAAATATCCCAGGTGCTACCACCGATTGAAAGTCGGCAGGAGTTAACCATACCAAATAGAAAACGTTTGCCCTTGCATTCTTGACCATAAGCTAAAAAGTACCAAACATTTGGCATTATGGCTCCTTTCTTGCCAACCAACAGTTTGCATTTGGTTGTATAATTTCAATTAGATGGGCAACATTTGTAAATCTTGTACCGATTACAACTCTGCCAGATTCAGAGAGGTAACAGATTTGGAAAATTATTTTTATTAAACGGGACAGGAATGTCCCGCCTATCCTTTGTTAGGGCAAGCGATAGCCGGGGTTTTCCAACCCCGGATTGCATTTGATTGTACAATTTCAATCAGAAGATCAAGACTTTTAATAGAAATAGACTTTCATAAACGATCCTAATATCGTAGGATCATCTTCGCTGAATGACCTAGCAGATTGATGATTCAAATTAGATAAAACCCTTAAGTAGTATCCCTATTTCACCCTGCCTGATCTTTTTCATAGAACGTCTCTCAATTTGCCTAATGCTCTCCCTGGTTAAACCAAAATATGCCCCGATTTCTTCTAGCGTGAAACCTTCTTCATAACCGATTCCAAATCTCATCCTTAGAACCTCTTGTTCCCTCGTTTCAAGTTTTGAAAGGGCTTCCGATATTTTTGATTTCAAAATACTTTTTTCCAATACTATATCTGTCCTTGGTCGATCGTCAGTCATATAAATCTTCTTCGAACCACTATTATCTTCGAGGGTTGAAGCTGAAGTATCAATCGAAACAACACTCGTTTGAGTTAATTTAGCTATTTTTTTTAGTCTACTAATGCTAATTCCGGCTTCTTTTGCGATATCTTCAATTGCTGGCCGTTCACCTTTTTCTTCCCTGAGCTTGATCATGGATTTCTTAACTTTATTAGCCCTCTCAAGCACACGAACCGGTACTCTTACAATTCTAGTCTGATCAAGCAATGCTCTAGATATACATTGGAAAATCCACCAAGACGCATAAGTCGAGAATCTGAATCCCTTTGATGGATCATACATTTTGACTGCCTTAATTAACCCGATGTTACCCTCCTGTATGAGGTCAGCGAGCGGAAGTCCTCTACCCATGAACTTTATTGCCATGCTCACGACTAGCCTTAGATTGGCTTTAATGAATCTATGATTGAAATCATTTGCTTTCTTTGAACAAGCTATCATCAATGCTGAAAGCCTTCGTATCCTTTTTGAAGAGTTTGAAATTTTATCCCTTTTATCATCAATCCAAGAGATCTGTTTATCCTTTCTTAAAGGCACGTTAACTCTACGATCACGTCTATCTTCCAAATCGGATATTGATTTATGAAGAATTGTTTTTAACTCTTTCGCCTTTTTTTCGTATATCTTCATCTTCACTGAAATCCGAAGTTCTTCAACCGCATTGAAAAGAGGCTCAGCACCAACCTCCCTAAAATATGTCTGGAGAATCCTTGTATTTTCTTCACTCCTAAACTTGCTATCTCCAATCCTGGAGTCTTTGCTGTGACTCATGTCATCTATTGTTGAGTCCTGTTTATTCGTGCTGAATTTATCTGAAACGTCTCTTGTTGAAGATACTGATCGAAGCCATTTGTCTTTTTCATTAGACATTCGTTTATACCTTTTTACCCTATAAACGCAATGAATGTGCCAAATGATTTCATTCTTATAACTCATTGAAATTATTGAGCTACTTTTGATTGTAAATGATGCATATTAGCAATTTTTGGCAGCTTTCAGATAGTTTTTGACAAAAGTTGTCAGGAGGCTGTATCAACGATTTAAAAACTAATTAATTGGTAAATTGTATAATTGCAGAGTAGTTACAACCATTTTTGCGTGGTAAAAAACTAATATTAATTATTCATAAATCTATCTCCGTGCGAACAATCGATTGACAATACGAGGATTTATTGTATTAATATTAAGTCGTTTAATAACATCGCGGAGGGCTGGTAATGTCAGTTAAGAGAATTTGCTGGGATTGTCCTGACACCCCTGTAAGAGAATGGAGTATCCTCTCTGAATCAAGAGCAAGGGAAGGGCATTTGATTAATATAAGCTGTCCGAATTGCAAAAAGGAATCAAGAATATTTGGATGGATGGTAGGTTGTGATTGTGATTCCTGTAAGACCCAAGTCATAGGTGCAGCCAAATAGAAATCGATTCATTAACATTTAACAAGGATAAATATAGATCTCAATTTAATCTAAAATTGTAGAGTCTATTTTAATACAGGTTTAAATTTACAAAATACTTTTTACTTTTGTCGGTGAACAAAAACCAAAATCAATACGTAGGTACACTGACTCAGGTCCAACTAGATAATTTAGATGAAAGTGCTTTTAACAGGAGGTGCTGGTTTTATTGGTTCCTGGGTAGCAGAGGCTCTTATAGCCGACGGAAACGAAGTTTTTATCATAGATGACCTCTCCACTGGCAACATTGAAAACATCCCAAAAGATGCAAACTTTGTCGAGGCCGATATAAAAGATCGTGAGCCGCTCGAAAAAATATTTGAGGATTTTAAACCAGAAGTAGTTAATCATCATGCCGCTCAAATAAATGTCAGGAACTCTGTAGAAGATCCAAATTTCGATGCGCAAGTGAATATACTCGGCACGATAAATCTATTAGAGCTATCGATAAAACACGAAATAAAGAAATTCATGTTTGCATCGACTGGTGGAGCCATCTACGGAGAGCCTAAGGTCATCCCATGCATAGAAGACACGCTTCCAGCACCTATTTCTCCGTATGGAGTTTCGAAATTCGCAGTCGAACAATATCTAAATTACTATAAAGCAGTCCACGGCCTTTCTCACGTCGTTCTGAGATATTCTAACGTATATGGTCCTAAGCAAAATCCACATGGTGAAGCAGGGGTTGTGGCTATTTTCTGTAATCGAATTAAGTATGGTGATCCATGCGAAATTTTTGGAGACGGAAAGCAAACCAGGGATTATATTTATGTAGAGGATGTTGCCAGGGCAAATATTTTAAGCCTAAATGCTCAAGATGTTATACTCAACATCGGAACAGCAATTGAAACATCTGTTAATGATATCGTAAGCACATTGAAAAGAGTCACAAACAGAGATGTACAAGTTGTATATACCCCTCGCCGGAGCGGAGAAGTAGATAGAATTGCCCTCGAAATCAAGCGAGCAGAGGAATTCCTGGGATGGACTCCGCATATAAACTTAGAAGACGGCCTTTACCAAACATGGGAATGGTTCAGTAGTGAACAGGCCGGCTATACGACCTTGAATAAGTAATCTAAAGCACTCAAAGGTAAGAATGGATTTCTCTGAACTCAATCGTTTAAGTAGCGGATTTAGTGTATCCAGAATTATCCAGGTTGCTGTAAGGATAGGAATATTTGATAAAATTGAAACCCGGGGAAGCACTTCAGAAGAAGTAGCTTCATCGATTGATACCAGCCCAAGGGCAACAGAACTATTTTTAAATGCCTTAGTAGCTATAGGATTACTATCAAAGGAATCTGGAAAATATTTCAATACAGAAATCTCACGCACATATCTGGTTAAGAACTCCCCCAAATACTTTGGTGGGATGATTATATTCGAACATAATCTATGGGATATGTGGGGCAAACTAGAAGATTCAGTAAGAACGGGAATGCCTGGCAGAAAACCTGATATGTTTCAAAATAGGGAAGATGAAACGGAAAAATTTATTTTGGCTATGCACTCACTCGTAAA
Proteins encoded in this window:
- a CDS encoding aminopeptidase, translating into MDRMRTAALIAARDCMAIKQDENVLVITDEPLRKIGYALWEASKQVAAEAIITEIIPRRSNGEEPPLPVAELMKIV
- a CDS encoding RNA polymerase sigma factor RpoD/SigA, with translation MSNEKDKWLRSVSSTRDVSDKFSTNKQDSTIDDMSHSKDSRIGDSKFRSEENTRILQTYFREVGAEPLFNAVEELRISVKMKIYEKKAKELKTILHKSISDLEDRRDRRVNVPLRKDKQISWIDDKRDKISNSSKRIRRLSALMIACSKKANDFNHRFIKANLRLVVSMAIKFMGRGLPLADLIQEGNIGLIKAVKMYDPSKGFRFSTYASWWIFQCISRALLDQTRIVRVPVRVLERANKVKKSMIKLREEKGERPAIEDIAKEAGISISRLKKIAKLTQTSVVSIDTSASTLEDNSGSKKIYMTDDRPRTDIVLEKSILKSKISEALSKLETREQEVLRMRFGIGYEEGFTLEEIGAYFGLTRESIRQIERRSMKKIRQGEIGILLKGFI
- a CDS encoding NAD-dependent epimerase/dehydratase family protein, encoding MKVLLTGGAGFIGSWVAEALIADGNEVFIIDDLSTGNIENIPKDANFVEADIKDREPLEKIFEDFKPEVVNHHAAQINVRNSVEDPNFDAQVNILGTINLLELSIKHEIKKFMFASTGGAIYGEPKVIPCIEDTLPAPISPYGVSKFAVEQYLNYYKAVHGLSHVVLRYSNVYGPKQNPHGEAGVVAIFCNRIKYGDPCEIFGDGKQTRDYIYVEDVARANILSLNAQDVILNIGTAIETSVNDIVSTLKRVTNRDVQVVYTPRRSGEVDRIALEIKRAEEFLGWTPHINLEDGLYQTWEWFSSEQAGYTTLNK